Proteins from a single region of Haloplanus sp. GDY1:
- a CDS encoding metal-dependent transcriptional regulator: protein MLSDAMEDYLKAIYRLQSEEGAPVSTSAIADEVGKTAPTVTSMVQKLADRGLLEREKYKGVELTPEGETVALEVLRHHRLLEAYLAEHLDYSWTDVHEEADALEHHISEEFERRVAEALGDPEVDPHGDPIPNADLHPLEGDETTPLSDHESGDRVVVGRVRDRDEEELAYLDDAGIRPGTELVVVDVAPFGMVTVRIGDDEQSLPESVARTIRVRPADAPEEVSDA from the coding sequence ATGCTCAGCGACGCGATGGAGGATTACCTCAAGGCGATCTATCGGCTCCAGTCCGAGGAGGGCGCGCCGGTGTCCACCTCCGCCATCGCCGACGAAGTCGGCAAGACGGCGCCGACGGTGACCAGCATGGTCCAGAAACTCGCGGACCGGGGCCTGCTGGAGCGCGAGAAGTACAAGGGCGTCGAGCTGACCCCGGAGGGTGAGACGGTGGCGCTGGAGGTGCTCCGCCACCACCGGCTGCTGGAGGCGTACCTCGCCGAACACCTCGACTACTCGTGGACCGACGTCCACGAGGAGGCCGACGCCCTCGAACACCACATCTCCGAGGAGTTCGAGCGGCGGGTGGCCGAGGCCCTCGGCGACCCCGAGGTGGATCCACACGGCGATCCGATCCCCAACGCGGACCTCCACCCCCTCGAGGGCGACGAGACGACGCCCCTGAGCGACCACGAGTCGGGCGACCGGGTCGTCGTCGGTCGGGTGCGCGACCGCGACGAGGAGGAACTCGCCTACCTCGACGACGCGGGCATCCGCCCGGGGACGGAACTGGTCGTCGTCGACGTGGCGCCGTTCGGCATGGTGACCGTCCGGATCGGCGACGACGAACAGAGCCTCCCCGAGTCGGTCGCGCGGACGATCCGCGTCCGGCCCGCCGACGCCCCCGAGGAAGTGAGCGACGCGTGA
- a CDS encoding pyridoxal-phosphate dependent enzyme produces the protein MDTSETLLGLDCTATGERYAPDHVGRSDVGAPLTPAYDLDAVDPAALPADPDSLWAYDALLPVPATDAVSAGEGATPLLDADGLAADLGVGSVLLKDEGRNPTGTILDRGLSVAVTMAAASGADLLALAAPGNAGQSAAAYAGRIGTDCYAYLPSRAPFPNKAMVNVHGADMRVIGGRYPDALDALDSDLVADWHSLQEFTTPYRHDGYRTLAYEVAGARDWTAPDAVVVAVGTGETLVGIERGFRDLMELGLTDRVPRVHAVQAEGCAPVVEAHDAGADAVDPVAYPDTICGELEIPDPAGGSLALDALDGSGGDAVAVADEDLLESAVALTQRLGTEVGATGGAAAAGAWELAERGALDDDGTVVLINADAGVKTADLLRSHLMGQGV, from the coding sequence ATGGACACCTCCGAGACCCTCCTCGGCCTCGACTGCACGGCGACCGGCGAGCGGTACGCCCCGGACCACGTCGGCCGGAGCGACGTCGGCGCACCGCTCACCCCGGCGTACGACCTCGACGCCGTCGACCCGGCGGCGCTACCGGCCGATCCGGACTCGCTGTGGGCGTACGACGCCCTGTTGCCCGTCCCCGCGACCGACGCCGTCTCGGCGGGCGAGGGGGCGACGCCGCTGCTCGACGCCGACGGCCTCGCCGCCGACCTCGGCGTCGGGTCGGTCCTCCTCAAGGACGAGGGGCGGAACCCCACGGGGACGATACTCGACCGTGGCCTCTCGGTCGCGGTGACGATGGCCGCGGCGAGTGGTGCGGACCTGCTGGCGCTCGCGGCGCCGGGGAACGCCGGCCAGTCGGCGGCGGCCTACGCCGGCCGGATCGGGACCGACTGCTACGCGTACCTCCCCTCCCGCGCCCCCTTCCCGAACAAGGCGATGGTGAACGTCCACGGCGCGGACATGCGCGTGATCGGCGGGCGGTATCCGGACGCCCTCGACGCCCTCGACTCCGATCTGGTCGCCGACTGGCACTCGCTCCAGGAGTTCACGACCCCGTACCGCCACGACGGCTACCGGACGCTGGCCTACGAGGTGGCCGGCGCGCGCGACTGGACGGCGCCGGACGCCGTCGTCGTCGCCGTCGGCACCGGCGAGACGCTGGTGGGGATCGAACGCGGGTTCCGCGACCTGATGGAACTCGGCCTGACCGACCGGGTGCCGCGCGTCCACGCCGTCCAGGCCGAGGGCTGTGCGCCGGTGGTCGAGGCTCACGACGCGGGCGCGGACGCCGTCGACCCGGTGGCGTACCCCGACACCATCTGTGGCGAACTGGAGATTCCCGACCCGGCGGGCGGGTCGCTCGCCCTCGACGCACTCGACGGGAGCGGCGGCGACGCGGTGGCCGTCGCCGACGAGGACCTGCTGGAGAGCGCGGTGGCCCTGACCCAGCGACTCGGCACCGAGGTGGGCGCGACTGGCGGCGCCGCCGCGGCGGGGGCCTGGGAACTCGCGGAGCGGGGCGCCCTCGACGACGACGGGACGGTCGTGCTGATCAACGCCGACGCCGGGGTCAAGACGGCCGACCTGCTTCGGAGCCACCTGATGGGACAGGGCGTCTGA
- a CDS encoding NAD(P)/FAD-dependent oxidoreductase, with product MDDTPTVAVAGAGLAGLVAARRLAEAGAEVTVFERRDEVGGRVRTRRRDGFTLDRGFQVLFTAYPAVREELDLRALDLQSFSPGAVICRPGERSVLSDPLRDPLSLTQTLFNREVTTTDKLRTLALRQHVGSRDEATVFEGSDAPIDEYLRDWGFSESYVDHFVAPFYGGITLDRSLSTSKRVFEYTFKAMSEGLIALPAAGMAAVPAQLAERAREAGASIGLDDPVAAVSGDDDGATVEAESRTLDADAAVVATDPRTARRLTGVASIPTAARPSVTAYCSLPDGPSLDEARKIHLNAADDRPNAVVPLSAVAPTYAPDDRRLLAATFLGDDALDADDAALRDATREALADWFPERRFGGLEHVHTDRIEFAQFAQPPGVHDDLPDAHDPNGRVYLAGDYTAWSSIQGAMRSGREAAEAVLADL from the coding sequence ATGGACGACACACCGACGGTCGCCGTCGCCGGCGCCGGGTTGGCGGGGCTGGTCGCCGCGCGACGCCTCGCCGAGGCCGGCGCCGAGGTCACCGTCTTCGAACGCCGCGACGAGGTCGGCGGCCGGGTGCGAACCCGCCGCCGGGACGGCTTCACCCTCGATCGAGGCTTTCAGGTGCTCTTCACCGCCTACCCGGCCGTCCGCGAGGAACTCGACCTCCGGGCGCTCGACCTGCAGTCCTTCTCCCCGGGCGCGGTGATCTGTCGCCCGGGCGAGCGATCGGTGCTCTCCGACCCTCTCCGTGACCCCCTGTCGCTCACACAGACCCTGTTCAACCGCGAGGTGACCACGACCGACAAACTCCGGACGCTCGCGCTCCGTCAGCACGTCGGGAGTCGCGACGAGGCGACCGTCTTCGAGGGTTCGGACGCCCCCATCGACGAGTACCTCCGCGACTGGGGGTTCTCCGAGTCCTACGTCGACCACTTCGTCGCCCCCTTCTACGGCGGCATCACCCTCGATCGCTCCCTGTCCACGTCGAAGCGGGTCTTCGAGTACACGTTCAAGGCGATGAGCGAGGGGCTGATCGCCCTGCCCGCGGCGGGGATGGCCGCCGTCCCCGCACAACTGGCCGAGCGCGCCCGCGAGGCGGGCGCGAGTATCGGCCTCGACGACCCGGTCGCTGCCGTCTCCGGCGACGACGACGGCGCGACCGTCGAGGCCGAGAGCCGGACCCTCGACGCCGACGCGGCGGTCGTCGCCACCGACCCGCGCACCGCGCGACGGCTGACCGGCGTCGCGTCGATTCCGACGGCGGCCCGCCCCTCCGTCACCGCGTACTGCTCCCTGCCGGACGGCCCCTCGCTGGACGAGGCCCGGAAGATCCACCTGAACGCCGCTGACGACCGACCGAACGCCGTCGTGCCGCTCTCGGCCGTCGCGCCGACGTACGCCCCCGACGACCGGCGGCTGCTCGCGGCCACCTTCCTCGGCGACGACGCGCTCGACGCCGACGACGCGGCCCTCCGCGACGCGACGCGCGAGGCGCTCGCGGACTGGTTCCCCGAACGCCGCTTCGGGGGGCTCGAACACGTCCACACCGACCGGATCGAGTTCGCGCAGTTCGCCCAGCCCCCCGGCGTCCACGACGACCTGCCCGACGCCCACGACCCGAACGGTCGTGTCTACCTCGCCGGCGACTACACGGCGTGGTCCTCCATCCAGGGGGCGATGCGGAGCGGCCGCGAGGCCGCCGAGGCGGTGCTCGCGGACCTGTGA